A single region of the Chthoniobacterales bacterium genome encodes:
- a CDS encoding squalene/phytoene synthase family protein: protein MTPGEQITKASRSNLALAFLSLPEQKRRDISNFYAFCRIVDDLADEPGMPVAERQAQLDLWRSAILETTPGEHPLASDIRLTLDRHPAIDRSLLGEIISGMEMDLRGTRYETLADLQLYCYRVAGAVGLVSIEMFGYQNPSARDHARALGEALQLTNILRDVADDYRNGQRIYLPLELLREHGYSEDDLRAERHNDAFLRLMQTLAAVAEKDYAASDAAIAPEDRRNLRPGLIMGDIYHRVLRKMERNKFRVFSTHYRLTHMEKLLHVLRRMCFP from the coding sequence ATGACCCCCGGCGAACAAATCACCAAGGCGAGCCGGTCGAATCTTGCGCTGGCCTTCTTGTCTTTGCCGGAGCAGAAACGCCGCGACATCAGTAATTTCTACGCCTTCTGCCGGATCGTCGATGATCTGGCGGATGAACCGGGGATGCCCGTTGCGGAGCGTCAGGCGCAGCTCGATCTCTGGCGCTCGGCCATTCTCGAAACGACCCCGGGCGAACACCCGCTCGCGTCCGACATTCGACTCACACTCGACCGTCACCCAGCCATCGACCGCAGTTTGCTCGGCGAGATTATTTCCGGCATGGAGATGGATCTTCGCGGCACGCGCTACGAGACGCTGGCCGACTTGCAATTGTATTGCTACCGGGTCGCTGGAGCGGTCGGATTGGTCAGCATCGAGATGTTTGGCTACCAGAATCCTTCGGCTCGCGACCACGCCCGTGCGCTTGGCGAAGCACTGCAGCTCACCAATATCCTGCGCGATGTCGCCGACGATTATCGCAATGGCCAGCGCATTTACCTGCCTCTCGAACTGCTGCGCGAACACGGCTACAGCGAGGATGATCTCCGTGCCGAGCGCCACAACGACGCCTTTCTGCGCCTCATGCAAACTCTCGCCGCCGTCGCGGAAAAAGATTACGCCGCCTCCGATGCCGCCATCGCGCCCGAGGACCGGCGCAACCTCCGGCCCGGTCTCATCATGGGCGACATCTACCACCGCGTGCTTCGGAAAATGGAGCGAAACAAATTTCGAGTATTTTCCACGCATTACCGTCTGACTCACATGGAAAAGCTCCTGCACGTCCTTCGCCGGATGTGTTTCCCCTAA
- a CDS encoding SAM-dependent methyltransferase — protein MSPTEALTRHFRDQILRHGPVTFRWFMQQALYHPEWGYYSSGQATIGRLGDFYTSVSVGRTFGELLTRQFHEMWTRLGSPDEFTIVEQAADRGQLASDILETAGILFPDFFQALRYWIIEPSPVLANEQKKRLARFGKQRTGWAEEIDALGDGSIFGVYFCNELLDAMPVHLVSLIQNEWVENYVDYDSGNFHFTTAEPSTQILAKYLTKLPTALPDQYRTEVNLRAMTWMEDAARALRCGYIMVIDYGYPRRQFYSPERTEGTLTCYRKHERHYNPFEKLGETDITAHVDFTSIAEVALEGEMEVTGFADQNHFLVGVGQSEFSAIEAESLAGQLSEATAQRLKELQTLTHPESMGSQFKYLTLQKFIEPAPPLLGYQFSPDPYLTLGLRRPVQKDGY, from the coding sequence ATGTCCCCCACGGAAGCATTGACGCGACATTTTCGCGACCAGATTTTGCGGCATGGTCCCGTCACGTTCCGGTGGTTTATGCAGCAGGCGCTTTATCATCCAGAGTGGGGCTACTATTCGTCTGGCCAGGCCACGATCGGGCGGTTGGGCGACTTCTATACCAGTGTGAGTGTGGGTCGGACTTTTGGGGAATTGCTCACGCGCCAGTTTCACGAAATGTGGACGCGCCTGGGCAGTCCGGACGAGTTTACGATTGTCGAGCAGGCGGCGGATCGCGGCCAGCTCGCAAGCGACATCCTGGAGACGGCGGGGATATTGTTCCCGGATTTTTTTCAAGCCTTGCGCTACTGGATCATCGAGCCCTCGCCGGTGCTGGCCAATGAGCAAAAAAAACGTCTGGCCCGTTTCGGCAAACAACGCACAGGCTGGGCGGAGGAGATCGACGCGCTGGGCGACGGCTCGATCTTTGGCGTGTATTTTTGCAACGAACTCCTCGACGCCATGCCGGTGCATCTCGTTTCCCTGATCCAGAATGAATGGGTGGAAAATTACGTGGACTACGACAGCGGCAACTTCCATTTCACCACAGCCGAGCCCTCGACTCAGATCCTCGCCAAATACCTCACCAAACTGCCCACAGCCTTGCCAGACCAATACCGGACCGAGGTGAATCTCCGCGCCATGACCTGGATGGAAGACGCTGCCCGCGCCTTGCGCTGCGGCTACATCATGGTCATCGATTACGGCTATCCACGGCGGCAATTTTATTCCCCCGAGCGGACTGAGGGAACACTCACGTGCTATCGTAAGCACGAGCGGCATTACAATCCCTTTGAGAAGCTGGGCGAGACCGACATCACGGCCCACGTGGACTTCACCAGCATTGCCGAAGTCGCTCTGGAGGGTGAAATGGAAGTCACCGGTTTTGCGGACCAGAATCATTTCCTCGTGGGCGTGGGTCAGAGTGAATTCTCCGCCATCGAAGCCGAATCCCTGGCGGGGCAGTTGAGCGAGGCCACCGCGCAGCGTCTGAAGGAATTGCAGACCCTCACCCACCCCGAGAGCATGGGTTCACAATTCAAATACCTCACGCTCCAGAAGTTCATCGAGCCCGCGCCGCCCCTGCTCGGCTACCAATTTTCTCCCGATCCGTATCTCACTCTCGGCCTGCGCCGCCCGGTGCAAAAGGACGGTTACTAG
- a CDS encoding CHASE3 domain-containing protein, with protein MMKRATHLYLLIGFLVALLLLSGVALVNWRHIADMQDSAEWVRHTEKVREAIHQLQIEMQEVETGMRGFVITGDETFLEPYEKARGQISGQYRLLRELTRDNPAQQKHCAMIEPTLFMRVAAAETAVTLRKMNNFESARDEVATGPGNGLMRQIYNVMEQMDHEEEVLLVKRSATAQEATDRARHLMLTGTGLSFILLIAVSAVVVRENRMRQRSELALKASHAELESSVRANRLIMKHSLDVICTVDKNGKFIFVSEAAERLWGYKPQEMAGRSYSDFVHPEDREKTRAMASEIMAGKPVQDFENRYTRKDGSLISVVWSATWSNEDHTMFCVARDLTARKESEAAIAQLNEELIHRATQLEETNKELEAFSYSVSHDLRSPLRGIDGFSQALEEDYAATFDDEGRGYLARIRGAARRMGELIDDLLKLSQITRAGMYPGRVDLTHLAETIRDDWQRREPDRQVQWDISPGMVVEGDLQLLRVALENLIGNAWKFTSKQPAARIECGSELHDGRRVYYVRDNGAGFDMTYAKKLFGAFQRLHSLAEFEGTGIGLATVQRIMHRHSGRVWAEGAVGQGATFYFCL; from the coding sequence ATGATGAAGCGAGCCACCCACCTCTATTTGCTGATAGGATTTCTGGTGGCGCTCCTTCTCCTCAGCGGAGTGGCTTTGGTTAACTGGCGGCACATCGCCGACATGCAGGATTCGGCGGAATGGGTGCGCCACACGGAGAAAGTGCGCGAGGCCATTCACCAGTTGCAGATCGAGATGCAGGAAGTGGAAACCGGGATGCGCGGGTTTGTCATCACTGGCGACGAGACATTTCTCGAACCCTATGAAAAAGCGCGGGGCCAGATCTCCGGCCAGTATCGGCTGCTGCGCGAACTCACGCGTGACAACCCGGCCCAGCAGAAACATTGCGCGATGATCGAGCCCACTTTGTTTATGCGGGTGGCGGCGGCAGAGACAGCGGTGACGCTGCGCAAAATGAACAATTTCGAGTCGGCCCGCGATGAGGTGGCGACCGGTCCGGGGAACGGACTCATGAGGCAAATCTATAACGTGATGGAACAGATGGATCACGAGGAGGAGGTGTTGCTGGTGAAGCGTTCGGCCACTGCGCAGGAGGCCACTGACCGGGCGCGGCATCTGATGCTGACCGGCACAGGGTTGAGTTTCATTCTTCTCATTGCCGTCTCCGCCGTGGTGGTGCGCGAAAACCGGATGCGCCAGCGCTCGGAGCTGGCCCTGAAGGCGAGCCATGCGGAGTTGGAGTCGAGTGTGCGGGCGAACCGGTTGATCATGAAGCATTCGCTCGACGTCATCTGCACCGTGGACAAGAACGGGAAATTTATCTTTGTCAGCGAGGCTGCCGAGCGTCTCTGGGGCTACAAACCGCAGGAAATGGCCGGGCGCAGTTACAGCGATTTCGTTCACCCGGAGGACCGGGAGAAAACAAGGGCCATGGCGTCGGAAATCATGGCCGGAAAGCCCGTGCAGGATTTTGAAAACCGCTATACGCGCAAAGATGGCAGCCTGATTTCTGTGGTCTGGTCGGCCACTTGGTCAAATGAGGATCACACGATGTTTTGCGTGGCCCGCGACCTCACCGCCCGCAAGGAATCGGAGGCCGCCATCGCACAACTCAATGAGGAACTCATTCACCGTGCCACGCAACTCGAGGAGACCAATAAGGAACTTGAGGCTTTTTCCTACTCGGTCTCGCACGACTTGCGTTCGCCTCTGCGTGGCATCGACGGCTTCAGCCAGGCGCTGGAGGAAGATTACGCGGCCACTTTCGACGATGAGGGCCGCGGTTATCTCGCCCGCATCCGCGGGGCGGCCCGACGCATGGGCGAATTGATCGACGATCTCCTAAAGCTCTCGCAAATCACCCGGGCCGGCATGTATCCGGGCCGGGTGGATCTCACTCACCTCGCCGAAACGATCCGCGACGACTGGCAGCGCCGCGAGCCGGATCGCCAGGTGCAATGGGATATTTCTCCGGGCATGGTGGTGGAGGGCGACCTGCAACTCCTCCGTGTGGCCTTGGAAAATCTCATCGGCAACGCTTGGAAATTCACCAGCAAACAGCCCGCAGCTCGCATCGAATGCGGCTCGGAGCTGCACGATGGACGCCGGGTCTATTACGTCCGCGACAACGGAGCCGGGTTTGACATGACTTACGCAAAGAAGCTCTTCGGAGCCTTTCAGCGGCTGCATTCGCTGGCCGAGTTTGAGGGGACTGGCATAGGACTTGCAACAGTTCAGCGGATCATGCACCGACACAGCGGACGCGTCTGGGCCGAGGGTGCCGTCGGCCAGGGGGCCACCTTTTATTTCTGCCTATAA
- a CDS encoding FAD/NAD(P)-binding oxidoreductase, producing MIHRDYLFVGAGLTAFHACQALRQYDHKGSVLLVGDDHLPPHRLPVLDKQWFKEGLTNPASITVAPDGWFQENKIDYRPSTLVTQFNIERRLAVLNTGQTIEFKKALIATGSRPRRPQIAGFNLGNIIYPRTAHDLGAIREISSHEKGCVVIGSGLAGLHYAAALKSSNHNVILLTGDKFLLDGLVDAPTGQFLNEYALAHGIKLTLEENLNGFEGKTVLKNVQLKSGTRFAAGMAVVALGSEPDLRLVTGTPLSSPNGCPVNEYLETDEKGIYAAGPVALFPDRIFGSVRRWDYASCAELQGQTAGANITGRKRQKFEYLPEFGLDFFDLKLRFLGDFSKPIVRTKLEGEYSKKQFTLSCLQGEKVVAAVLCNRPNEAHELVAQQIRASFKAN from the coding sequence ATGATCCACCGCGATTACCTTTTTGTCGGAGCCGGCCTCACCGCCTTCCATGCCTGCCAAGCCCTCCGTCAATACGATCACAAGGGAAGTGTTCTCCTCGTGGGTGACGACCATCTTCCGCCGCATCGCCTCCCCGTTCTTGACAAACAATGGTTTAAGGAAGGCCTTACCAATCCCGCCAGCATCACCGTGGCCCCGGATGGCTGGTTTCAGGAGAACAAAATCGATTACCGCCCGAGCACGCTGGTGACGCAGTTCAACATCGAACGCCGCCTCGCTGTGCTGAATACCGGCCAAACGATCGAGTTCAAAAAAGCCCTCATCGCCACCGGATCGCGCCCTCGGCGTCCACAGATCGCGGGGTTTAACCTCGGCAACATCATTTACCCACGGACCGCGCATGACTTGGGGGCGATTCGGGAAATTTCCAGTCACGAAAAAGGCTGCGTCGTCATTGGCTCTGGCCTGGCTGGTTTGCACTACGCCGCGGCGCTGAAATCGAGCAATCACAACGTCATTCTGCTTACCGGCGACAAGTTTCTCCTCGATGGTCTGGTGGATGCGCCGACCGGCCAATTCCTCAACGAATACGCCCTCGCCCACGGGATCAAACTGACTCTCGAAGAAAATCTCAACGGCTTCGAAGGCAAGACTGTCCTGAAAAACGTGCAGCTCAAAAGCGGCACGCGTTTCGCCGCGGGAATGGCCGTCGTCGCGCTCGGCAGCGAGCCGGATTTGCGACTCGTTACCGGCACACCGCTGAGCAGCCCGAACGGCTGCCCGGTCAACGAATACCTCGAGACAGACGAAAAAGGCATCTACGCGGCGGGTCCGGTCGCGCTCTTCCCAGATCGCATTTTCGGCAGCGTGCGTCGCTGGGATTATGCGAGTTGCGCCGAACTCCAAGGCCAGACTGCAGGGGCAAACATCACCGGACGGAAGCGCCAGAAATTTGAATATCTACCGGAGTTTGGATTGGATTTCTTCGACCTCAAACTGCGTTTTCTCGGCGACTTTTCCAAACCCATCGTTCGCACCAAACTAGAGGGCGAATACAGCAAAAAGCAATTCACCCTCAGTTGTCTGCAAGGCGAAAAAGTCGTCGCCGCCGTCCTCTGCAATCGTCCGAATGAGGCGCATGAATTGGTCGCGCAGCAAATCCGCGCCAGCTTCAAGGCGAACTAA
- a CDS encoding GHMP kinase, with protein MPEIVEFERLLNKPNSDSTGFSGFFNSGGIVLTRVPARLDIMGGIADYSGANVCEGVLGSGIVIALQPRTDRTLRIRTVQAGRKALPVETRIPLEYFEEGDQLGSYAQVRELARANPLSSWAAYIGGSIFTLLKEEGIRLSYGFSLLLLSNVPMNVGIGSSAATEIAVLSCLRAYLALPISETRLARLGQLAENQVVGAPCGIMDQIAVTSGRAGNLTHILCRPGQVQGTVKIPEGTGFVGINSMVKHSVGGSAYGDVRIGAFMGRKIINSERSRMGMEPILYLSEITSEELERDYRQHLPETMRGSEFLKKYQTHDDPVTTVQPDADYRILGPTTHPIQENERVLAFMAALQDGGESGCIRAGEQMFAAHESYQSNCHLSVDEVDFLVEAVRRRGTSSGLYGAKITGGGSGGAVAIFGTKDALAAEIPAIASEYQRRIGLYPDIFEGTSPGAAEFGAMHYEFSSHGWQRL; from the coding sequence TTGCCTGAGATCGTGGAGTTTGAGCGTCTTCTCAACAAACCCAATTCCGATTCGACTGGTTTTTCTGGTTTCTTTAACTCCGGGGGGATCGTTCTCACCCGCGTTCCAGCCCGGCTCGACATCATGGGCGGCATCGCCGATTACTCGGGCGCCAACGTCTGCGAGGGAGTGCTTGGCAGTGGAATTGTCATCGCGCTCCAACCCCGCACCGACCGCACTTTGCGCATTCGCACCGTGCAGGCCGGACGCAAGGCGCTGCCGGTCGAGACGCGCATTCCCCTCGAATATTTTGAGGAAGGCGACCAGCTCGGCAGCTACGCCCAGGTGCGTGAACTGGCCCGTGCCAACCCACTTTCCTCGTGGGCAGCCTATATTGGCGGCAGCATTTTTACCCTGCTAAAAGAGGAAGGCATCCGGCTTTCCTACGGATTTAGCCTGCTCCTTCTGAGCAACGTCCCAATGAATGTCGGCATCGGCAGCTCGGCTGCGACCGAGATCGCCGTGTTGAGCTGCCTGCGCGCCTATCTAGCATTGCCCATCAGTGAAACGCGGCTCGCCCGTCTCGGCCAGCTCGCCGAAAACCAAGTTGTCGGCGCGCCTTGCGGCATCATGGATCAGATCGCCGTCACCAGCGGACGGGCTGGAAATCTTACCCACATTCTTTGCCGGCCGGGCCAGGTCCAGGGCACGGTGAAAATCCCCGAGGGCACGGGCTTTGTCGGGATTAATTCCATGGTCAAACACTCCGTCGGCGGCAGTGCTTACGGCGACGTCCGCATCGGAGCGTTCATGGGGCGAAAAATCATTAATTCCGAGCGGAGTCGCATGGGAATGGAGCCGATTCTTTACCTCAGTGAGATCACCAGCGAAGAACTGGAGCGCGACTATCGCCAGCACTTGCCCGAGACCATGCGCGGGTCCGAATTTCTCAAGAAATATCAAACTCACGATGACCCGGTGACCACTGTCCAGCCAGACGCGGATTACCGGATTCTCGGGCCAACGACGCATCCGATTCAAGAAAACGAGCGCGTGCTGGCCTTCATGGCCGCGCTCCAGGACGGCGGCGAGTCGGGTTGCATTCGAGCCGGCGAGCAGATGTTTGCCGCGCACGAGAGCTACCAAAGCAACTGCCATCTTTCTGTCGATGAAGTGGATTTCCTCGTCGAAGCCGTTCGCCGACGCGGGACTTCCAGTGGACTCTACGGAGCGAAAATCACCGGCGGAGGCTCGGGTGGCGCGGTTGCTATTTTCGGAACCAAGGACGCGCTCGCCGCCGAGATTCCGGCCATCGCCAGCGAATACCAGCGGCGCATCGGCCTGTATCCGGATATTTTCGAGGGCACTTCGCCCGGCGCAGCCGAATTCGGTGCGATGCACTACGAATTCAGCTCCCACGGCTGGCAGCGGCTCTAA
- a CDS encoding ATP-binding protein — MTNFLSPLKGWKSWAWAVFWSGLAVLLTYLFWGQVFRSTPFMLFFAAVAITASRSGVWPGMLVAATGVTVVLSHPGTDFGRLWLPSISMLFNAGIIVFLSSAVRRGLEAGQEAEAFRASIGDAVADFLWSCSPDGQPLYINDRLASFAGITIKETFDEGWRKYVHPDDIAELTPHFKRLSATGQKFTWSLRFRRKAQFYRWFQCRAVSIKNKEGKIVRWMGTGTDIHEQYLAEQQREEALKREKEARIEAENANRMKDEFLAMISHELRTPLNAVFGWLTLLKDPVTTPEEMQEGLEIIDRNAHAQGQLINDLLDMSGMIQGKIRLELESIDLSKIVGMAIESALPTALTKGIALDEKIEPNLGQVRGDPARLQQVVWNLLTNALKFTPKGGGVKVSLTRSSSSVELTVTDTGEGIAPDFLAYVFDRFRQGNTTGTRTHGGLGLGLAITRQLVELHGGTIRAESSGLGHGATFRVLLPLAETLAAPGVSSP, encoded by the coding sequence ATGACCAATTTTCTTTCCCCGCTGAAAGGTTGGAAATCCTGGGCATGGGCCGTTTTTTGGAGCGGCCTGGCGGTGCTGCTAACCTATCTTTTCTGGGGCCAAGTCTTTCGCTCCACTCCCTTCATGCTATTTTTCGCGGCGGTCGCGATCACTGCCTCCCGCAGCGGAGTGTGGCCGGGAATGCTCGTCGCCGCGACTGGCGTGACGGTGGTGTTATCGCATCCGGGAACCGATTTTGGCCGGTTGTGGCTGCCCTCGATCAGCATGCTTTTCAATGCCGGGATCATTGTCTTTCTCAGCTCGGCCGTGCGCCGTGGATTGGAGGCAGGACAGGAAGCCGAGGCGTTTCGGGCGAGCATTGGCGATGCGGTGGCAGATTTTTTATGGTCGTGCAGTCCCGATGGACAGCCGCTGTATATCAACGACCGGTTGGCATCGTTTGCCGGGATCACTATTAAGGAAACATTCGATGAAGGTTGGAGAAAATATGTCCACCCCGACGACATTGCCGAACTCACGCCCCACTTCAAACGTCTGAGTGCGACCGGTCAGAAATTCACCTGGTCATTGCGTTTTCGGAGAAAGGCCCAGTTCTACCGCTGGTTCCAATGCCGCGCGGTCTCCATCAAAAACAAGGAAGGCAAAATCGTCCGCTGGATGGGCACAGGCACCGATATTCACGAGCAATATCTCGCGGAGCAGCAGCGCGAGGAAGCCCTCAAGCGCGAGAAAGAGGCTCGCATCGAGGCGGAAAATGCCAACCGAATGAAAGACGAATTTCTGGCCATGATTTCCCATGAATTGCGGACGCCGCTCAACGCGGTTTTTGGCTGGCTCACTCTTCTAAAAGATCCCGTTACCACACCGGAGGAAATGCAGGAGGGGCTGGAAATCATCGACCGCAACGCGCACGCGCAAGGCCAGCTCATCAACGATTTGCTCGATATGAGCGGGATGATCCAGGGCAAGATTCGACTGGAACTCGAATCCATCGATTTGTCGAAAATCGTCGGCATGGCCATCGAATCGGCCCTGCCCACCGCGTTGACCAAGGGAATTGCCCTCGACGAGAAGATTGAGCCCAATCTGGGTCAGGTCCGCGGCGATCCCGCCCGGCTCCAGCAAGTCGTCTGGAACCTGCTAACCAATGCACTCAAATTCACCCCGAAAGGTGGTGGCGTGAAAGTCAGTCTGACTCGCTCCAGTTCCTCGGTGGAACTGACGGTGACCGACACGGGCGAGGGGATCGCCCCCGACTTTCTCGCTTACGTCTTTGATCGTTTTCGCCAGGGCAATACCACAGGCACCCGCACCCACGGCGGCCTCGGCCTCGGCTTGGCCATTACCCGCCAGCTCGTGGAATTGCATGGCGGCACGATACGAGCCGAGAGCTCGGGACTGGGCCACGGCGCGACTTTTCGAGTGCTCCTGCCCCTCGCGGAAACTCTGGCCGCCCCGGGTGTTAGTTCGCCTTGA
- a CDS encoding VWA domain-containing protein produces the protein MRFHAPEWFLLVPVFVAAGWYWRRLELHLYRRILLLILLLLVLVQPQWKRLGDGLDLWVLVDRSASAADALEPARAEMESLIERSRGTSDRLHFIDFADLAQLRGDADEIPESRRQQTLTGLAIEHTLAHLDPDRAARLLVITDGFSTEPLAHLRERLRAEQVALDYRIINPLRAGDWRLARLDLPSRAQPGEPFLMEIEVAGDPDGTIPCDIERDGQKIGSADVKVEKGIGHLRFTDRLTRAGSAKYTARLRPKTDSRPGNDFAERWIEIAGGPRVFLLTKFADDPLAGALRAQGFTVELQSNLKDANIGRLTGCRGVILNNVAAYELPADFLQALPFYVNQQGGGLLMAGGKQSFGAGGYFQSPVDDLLPVSMELRAEHRKLAVAMALVLDRSGSMGATVQTSRGPLEKMDLADEGAARCVSLLGGLDAVTVFAVDTEPHKVVPLTQVAGHEKDITSVVRRIASGGGGICVPTGLKAAREELHKTQAGQRHVVVFADANDATQELGNYQALIADMVKEGITISVIGMGSPTDSGGKFLEEVATLGKGRVFFNADPNELPALFAQETVAVARSAFLEDPTPIAPAPGWMEIAARPLAWPAQVDGYNLSYLKPGASVGLLSKDEYAAPLTAWWQRGAGRVAAVSFPLGGAYSQSVRAWPQYADFAQTLGRWLAGEQLPPGIGLKQEIDGTELHLDLFYDETWTARIAAKPPQISLSSGVESAVRELVWERMEPGHFRCTTSLEPGKFVRGAVRVGEFTLPFGPVLAGSNIEWTFDRNRLTELRELSRASGGVERLDLSRVWEAPRRVAWRDLRAWLLMALLLAFIGDAWATRFGWKRS, from the coding sequence ATGAGATTCCACGCTCCCGAATGGTTCCTTCTCGTGCCCGTTTTCGTCGCCGCCGGATGGTATTGGCGACGATTGGAGTTGCATCTTTATCGGCGCATTTTGCTTCTGATTTTACTCCTGCTCGTGCTCGTGCAGCCGCAATGGAAACGCCTCGGCGACGGCCTCGATCTCTGGGTGCTGGTGGATCGTTCCGCCTCCGCTGCCGATGCGCTGGAACCCGCCCGTGCCGAGATGGAATCGCTCATCGAACGCTCCCGCGGCACCAGCGACCGGCTCCATTTCATCGACTTCGCCGATCTCGCGCAACTTCGTGGCGATGCCGACGAAATCCCCGAATCGCGCCGCCAGCAGACGCTCACTGGGCTCGCCATCGAGCACACGCTGGCCCATCTCGACCCGGATCGCGCCGCGCGTTTGCTCGTCATCACCGACGGATTCAGCACCGAACCGCTGGCCCATTTGCGGGAACGTTTGCGCGCGGAGCAGGTCGCGCTCGATTATCGAATTATCAACCCGCTCCGAGCTGGCGACTGGCGTCTGGCCCGACTGGATTTGCCCAGTCGCGCGCAGCCCGGCGAGCCGTTTCTGATGGAAATCGAAGTCGCCGGTGACCCCGACGGCACGATTCCTTGCGACATCGAACGCGATGGACAAAAGATCGGCAGCGCAGACGTAAAAGTCGAAAAAGGCATTGGGCATTTGCGTTTCACCGACCGACTGACGCGTGCCGGTTCCGCCAAATACACCGCTCGTTTGCGCCCAAAAACCGACAGTCGTCCGGGTAACGATTTTGCCGAGCGCTGGATTGAGATTGCCGGTGGTCCGCGCGTCTTTTTGCTGACCAAATTCGCCGATGATCCGCTCGCCGGAGCCCTGCGCGCGCAAGGGTTTACAGTCGAGTTGCAGTCGAATCTGAAGGACGCTAACATCGGCCGACTGACCGGTTGCCGCGGGGTGATTTTGAATAATGTAGCGGCCTACGAATTGCCCGCCGACTTCCTCCAGGCGCTGCCGTTTTATGTGAATCAACAGGGCGGCGGCCTGCTCATGGCGGGCGGCAAGCAGAGCTTCGGCGCGGGCGGTTATTTTCAATCGCCGGTCGATGATTTGCTCCCCGTTTCGATGGAACTCCGGGCCGAGCACCGCAAGCTCGCGGTCGCCATGGCGCTCGTTCTCGACCGCTCCGGCAGCATGGGCGCGACGGTGCAGACGAGTCGCGGTCCATTGGAAAAAATGGATCTCGCCGACGAAGGTGCCGCGCGCTGTGTGTCGCTCCTCGGCGGTCTGGATGCGGTCACCGTTTTCGCCGTGGACACCGAGCCGCACAAGGTCGTGCCGCTTACGCAAGTCGCTGGACATGAGAAGGATATCACCAGTGTGGTGCGGCGAATCGCCAGCGGTGGCGGTGGTATTTGTGTGCCGACCGGCTTGAAGGCGGCGCGTGAGGAATTGCATAAAACGCAGGCTGGCCAGCGTCATGTGGTGGTTTTTGCCGATGCGAACGACGCCACACAGGAGTTGGGAAATTATCAGGCGCTGATCGCCGACATGGTGAAGGAAGGGATCACGATCAGCGTCATCGGCATGGGCTCGCCAACCGATTCCGGCGGGAAATTTCTCGAGGAAGTCGCCACGCTGGGCAAGGGACGCGTCTTTTTTAACGCTGACCCGAATGAGCTTCCCGCGCTTTTTGCCCAGGAGACTGTGGCCGTGGCGCGCTCGGCTTTTCTCGAAGATCCGACTCCCATCGCGCCCGCACCCGGCTGGATGGAGATAGCGGCGCGTCCGCTTGCCTGGCCCGCCCAAGTGGACGGCTACAACCTGAGCTATCTCAAGCCGGGAGCCTCGGTAGGGCTGCTCTCCAAGGACGAATACGCGGCCCCGCTCACCGCATGGTGGCAGCGCGGCGCGGGCCGGGTGGCGGCAGTTTCATTTCCCTTGGGCGGGGCGTATTCCCAGAGCGTTCGCGCCTGGCCGCAATATGCCGATTTCGCCCAAACTCTCGGACGCTGGCTGGCTGGCGAACAACTCCCGCCGGGCATTGGCCTGAAGCAGGAAATCGACGGAACCGAGTTGCATCTCGATCTGTTTTACGACGAAACATGGACCGCTCGAATCGCCGCGAAGCCGCCGCAGATTTCGCTCAGCAGCGGCGTGGAAAGCGCCGTGAGAGAACTCGTCTGGGAGCGAATGGAGCCAGGCCATTTCCGCTGCACGACCAGTTTGGAGCCGGGAAAATTTGTCCGCGGCGCGGTGCGGGTGGGGGAATTCACCCTGCCTTTTGGCCCCGTTCTCGCAGGCAGCAATATCGAATGGACCTTTGATCGAAACCGTTTGACGGAACTTCGGGAGCTTTCGCGAGCTAGTGGTGGCGTGGAGCGCCTGGACTTGAGCCGCGTCTGGGAAGCTCCGCGGAGGGTCGCCTGGCGCGATCTGCGAGCCTGGCTCCTGATGGCGCTGCTGCTGGCATTCATCGGCGATGCATGGGCCACTCGCTTCGGGTGGAAGCGAAGTTAG